A genomic stretch from Engraulis encrasicolus isolate BLACKSEA-1 chromosome 10, IST_EnEncr_1.0, whole genome shotgun sequence includes:
- the LOC134457603 gene encoding uncharacterized protein LOC134457603: MWFFCFLSCCLTAGQDRNAKLSKKLTKKVNRYTLAQIWRKLNSLGINVAEDKLRKDEQSMRNLRMLLITELAMAELYKTGTELKGKRKKKSDADAENGNVTNGVQTITAEGELEEGKIVITPQGLRVALAETEVQQLVDMDTMAIGNVENGAGERAGALGVEKQAGETIRRADGPVLLRLPAAPKKKFSSIPTRRNACSTPINRYYTIPRSWQDQWADISNSGL, encoded by the exons ATGTGGTTTTTCTGTTTCTTGTCCTGCTGCTTGACAGCAGGGcaagacagaaatgcaaaactctcGAAGAAACTTACAAAAAAAGTTAACAGATACACCTTGGCTCAAATATGGAGAAAACTGAACTCTTTAGGAATAAATGTGGCTGAAGATAAACTTAGGAAGGATGAACAATCCATGAGGAATCTCCGGATGCTCCTCATAACAGAACTTGCGATGGCTGAGCTTTACAAGACAGGAACTGAACTaaaaggaaaaaggaagaaaaaatctGATGCAGACGCTGAGAACGGAAATGTGACCAATGGTGTCCAAACCATCACTGCAGAAGGAGAGCTGGAGGAAGGAAAGATTGTCATCACTCCTCAGG GACTGCGTGTGGCGCTTGCTGAGACAGAGGTACAACAGCTGGTGGACATGGACACAATGGCAATAGGAA ATGTGGAAAACGGTGCAGGAGAACGTGCTGGGGCTCTGGGGGTTGAGAAGCAGGCAGGAGAGACCATACGCCGGGCAGATGGTCCCGTTCTGCTTCGCCTCCCTGCTGCCCCTAAGAAGAAgttctcctccatccccaccaggAGGAACGCCTGCTCCACTCCCATCAACAGATACTACACCATCCCCAGGAGCTGGCAGGACCAGTGGGCAGACATCAGCAACAGCGGCTTGTAG